The following are from one region of the Rissa tridactyla isolate bRisTri1 chromosome 10, bRisTri1.patW.cur.20221130, whole genome shotgun sequence genome:
- the CAMKV gene encoding caM kinase-like vesicle-associated protein, translating to MPFGCVTLGDKKDYNQPSEVTDRYDLGQVIKTEEFCEIFRAKEKTTGKLYTCKKFLKRDGRKVRKAAKNEIIILKMVKHPNILQLVDVYITRKEYFIFLELATGREVFDWILDQGYYSEKDTSNVIRQVLEAVAYLHSLKIVHRNLKLENLVYYNRLKNSKIVISDFHLAKLENGLIKEPCGTPEYLAPEVVGRQRYGRPVDCWAIGVIMYILLSGNPPFYEEADEDDYENHDKNLFRKILAGDYEFDPPYWDDISQAAKELVTRLMEVEQDQRITAEEAISHEWISGNAASDKNIKDGVCAQIEKNFARAKWKKAVRVTTLMKRLRAPEQTETAPATTAATAATTAAAATTAVATTTAATTATAATAATAATDTAAPAAPGTPPATAQPPAPATPPAATCNGDGAATAAADAAATTEAPSEQTG from the exons ATGCCGTTTGGCTGCGTGACACTGGGAGACAAGAAAGATTATAACCAGCCGTCCGAGGTGACCGACAGATATGACCTGGGCCAGGTCATCAAAAC GGAAGAGTTCTGTGAAATCTTCCGGGCCAAGGAGAAGACGACGGGGAAGCTGTACACCTGCAAGAAGTTTCTGAAGCGGGACGGGCGGAAAGTGCGGAAGGCAGCCAAAAATGAGATCATCATCCTCAAAAT GGTGAAGCACCCCAACATCCTGCAGCTGGTGGACGTCTACATCACCCGCAAGGAGTATTTCATCTTCCTGGAGCT GGCCACCGGCCGGGAGGTCTTCGACTGGATCCTGGACCAGGGCTACTACTCGGAGAAGGACACCAGCAACGTCATCCGGCAGGTGCTGGAGGCCGTCGCCTACCTGCACTCGCTCAAGATCGTCCACAGGAACCTCAag CTGGAGAACCTGGTGTACTATAACCGCCTGAAGAACTCCAAGATCGTCATCAGCGACTTCCACCTGGCCAAGCTGGAGAACGGGCTCATCAAGGAGCCCTGCGGCACCCCCGAGTACCTGG CTCCAGAGGTGGTGGGGCGGCAGCGGTATGGGCGGCCAGTGGACTGCTGGGCCATCGGCGTCATCATGTACATCCT cCTCTCGGGGAACCCCCCCTTCTatgaggaggcagatgaggaTGACTACGAGAACCATGACAAGAACCTCTTCCGTAAAATCCTGGCCGGGGACTACGAGTTCGACCCACCATACTGGGACGACATCTCGCAGGCGG ccAAGGAGCTGGTGACACGCCTGATGGAGGTGGAGCAGGACCAGCGGATCACGGCAGAGGAGGCCATCTCCCATGAGTG gaTCTCCGGCAATGCTGCCTCTGACAAGAACATCAAGGATGGTGTCTGCGCCCAGATCGAGAAGAACTTCGCCCGGGCCAAGTGGAAG aAAGCCGTGCGAGTGACCACGCTCATGAAACGCCTGCGGGCGCCCGAGCAGACGGAGACGGCCCCGgccaccaccgctgccaccgctgccaccactgccgctgctgccaccactgccgTTGCCACCACCACCgctgccaccactgccaccgctgccaccgccgccaccgccgccacgGACACTGCGGCCCCTGCGGCCCCTGGCACGCCGCCCGCCACCGCGCagccccctgctcctgccacgcCGCCTGCTGCCACGTGTAATGGGGACGGggctgccaccgccgccgccgaTGCTGCCGCCACCACCGAGGCCCCCAGCGAGCAGACCGGCTGA